From the genome of Halomonas sp. I5-271120, one region includes:
- a CDS encoding winged helix-turn-helix transcriptional regulator, with protein sequence MDHKNMRHQNYACSFGCSVEAAIEAIGGKWKGVILFHLADGTKRFNELRRLMPSVTQRMLTKQLRELERDGIVHRHVYAEVPPRVEYRLTAFGETLEPILKELEAWGSQYLDKLSALRSADE encoded by the coding sequence ATGGATCATAAAAACATGCGGCATCAGAATTACGCCTGCAGCTTCGGCTGCTCCGTGGAAGCCGCCATCGAAGCCATCGGCGGCAAGTGGAAGGGCGTGATCCTCTTCCACCTGGCGGACGGCACCAAACGCTTCAACGAGTTGCGCCGGCTGATGCCGTCGGTAACCCAGCGCATGCTGACCAAGCAGCTACGCGAGTTGGAGCGCGACGGCATTGTCCACCGGCACGTCTATGCCGAAGTGCCGCCCAGGGTCGAATATCGCCTGACCGCCTTCGGCGAGACACTCGAGCCGATCCTCAAGGAGCTGGAAGCCTGGGGCAGCCAGTACCTGGACAAATTATCGGCGTTGCGAAGCGCGGACGAATAG
- a CDS encoding cytochrome b/b6 domain-containing protein — protein MNVLSSTMSYFRERQTPLVLSFHIAVLLMVISQIIFSNFMGFTRAGEVASQLPERVGTWLHIGTGLLLVPVSLIFLFAVIKQRGLKYYFPYLVGDLEPLKADIQTLLKFKLPAPGPAGLAAVMHGLGLGALLLVVLSGFTWFLCWNFLPSWAYQVKEVHGLLTGLIEAYLVGHAAMGILHIYLRYRAPSL, from the coding sequence ATGAACGTACTCAGTAGCACCATGAGCTATTTCCGAGAGCGCCAGACGCCGCTCGTGCTGTCGTTTCATATCGCCGTCTTACTGATGGTGATCAGCCAGATCATTTTCAGCAATTTCATGGGCTTCACTCGGGCGGGAGAGGTGGCGAGCCAGCTTCCCGAGCGCGTGGGCACCTGGCTGCATATCGGGACGGGGCTGTTGCTGGTGCCGGTATCGCTGATCTTTCTATTTGCCGTGATCAAGCAGCGGGGCCTGAAGTACTACTTTCCTTACCTGGTCGGCGATCTGGAGCCGCTGAAGGCCGATATCCAGACGCTATTGAAGTTCAAGCTGCCAGCCCCGGGGCCGGCTGGGCTGGCTGCGGTCATGCATGGGCTCGGCCTGGGAGCGCTGCTGCTGGTGGTCTTGTCGGGCTTTACCTGGTTTCTGTGCTGGAACTTCCTGCCGTCGTGGGCGTATCAGGTGAAGGAAGTGCACGGGCTGCTGACCGGGCTGATAGAAGCCTATCTGGTGGGGCATGCCGCCATGGGCATTCTGCATATCTACCTGCGCTATCGCGCGCCCAGCCTTTAG
- a CDS encoding TIGR02450 family Trp-rich protein, giving the protein MHAINPDKLHHSKWTAVAPKHKEKHFMVTKLLRDEEENVVQVVLEAVLTRREFTLPWQALKDEETWRMGWK; this is encoded by the coding sequence ATGCACGCCATCAATCCCGACAAGCTTCACCACAGCAAGTGGACCGCCGTTGCGCCCAAGCATAAGGAAAAACATTTCATGGTCACCAAGCTGTTGCGCGACGAGGAAGAAAACGTCGTGCAGGTGGTGCTGGAAGCCGTGCTAACCCGGCGGGAATTCACCCTGCCCTGGCAGGCACTCAAGGATGAAGAGACCTGGCGGATGGGCTGGAAGTAA
- a CDS encoding dicarboxylate/amino acid:cation symporter: MKALLHTYMEASLILRVSIALVLGVVVGLLGGQDAAHWLAPFGELLLRLLKFLIVPIVLFTLMVGINQAPLGSTGRLGRKLFGYYVVTSALAIVVGLAVATFFAPGSGMTLDESAQVSVPDNPGIANVLLNIVPDNIVAAFVEGNLLGIIFTAVVFGIALLMLRNSDSHAALGERLYGVIEALNEVTLKVMSGVLHYVPIGVFAIVAKTVGQQGMETLLSLGDMVAVLYIALAAQVVVYGVLMKLFGVRLRAFFREARTPMATAFATQSSSGTLPLTLNAARRLGYARSLYGFSLPLGATINMDGAAIRIAISAVFAANVIGAPLDLMSMAQIVLIGTLTSIGTAGVPGAGIVMIATVFAQVGLPIETVALLASIDALVGMGCTALNVTGDLVGTSIISRTEEKHAAQPEASASTA, from the coding sequence ATGAAAGCGCTGCTGCACACCTATATGGAGGCATCGCTGATTCTTCGCGTCAGCATCGCGCTGGTGCTGGGTGTGGTCGTTGGCCTGCTGGGCGGTCAGGACGCCGCGCACTGGCTGGCGCCCTTTGGTGAGCTGCTGCTTAGGCTCTTGAAGTTTCTGATCGTGCCGATCGTGCTGTTCACGCTGATGGTCGGCATTAACCAGGCGCCGCTTGGCAGCACGGGGCGTTTGGGTCGCAAGCTGTTCGGCTACTACGTGGTGACCTCGGCGCTGGCGATCGTGGTCGGGCTGGCGGTGGCGACGTTCTTTGCCCCCGGCAGCGGCATGACGCTGGATGAAAGTGCGCAGGTCAGCGTGCCCGATAACCCGGGCATCGCCAACGTGCTGCTTAACATCGTGCCGGACAACATCGTCGCGGCGTTCGTTGAGGGCAACCTGCTGGGCATTATCTTCACGGCGGTGGTGTTCGGCATCGCGCTGTTGATGCTGCGCAACTCCGACAGCCATGCCGCCCTCGGTGAGCGGCTGTATGGCGTGATAGAGGCGCTGAACGAAGTGACCCTCAAGGTCATGTCCGGCGTGCTCCACTATGTGCCGATCGGGGTGTTTGCGATCGTCGCCAAGACGGTCGGCCAGCAGGGCATGGAAACGCTGCTCTCGCTTGGTGACATGGTCGCGGTGCTCTACATCGCGCTGGCGGCGCAGGTGGTCGTCTACGGGGTGTTGATGAAGCTGTTCGGCGTTCGGCTGCGGGCGTTCTTCCGTGAGGCCCGCACGCCGATGGCCACCGCCTTCGCCACCCAGAGCAGTTCAGGCACGCTGCCGCTGACGCTGAATGCCGCACGCCGCCTTGGCTATGCGCGCAGCCTGTACGGCTTCAGCCTGCCGCTGGGCGCGACCATCAACATGGATGGCGCGGCGATCCGCATCGCGATTTCGGCGGTGTTCGCGGCCAATGTGATCGGGGCGCCGCTGGATCTGATGAGCATGGCCCAGATCGTGCTGATCGGTACCCTGACCTCGATTGGAACCGCCGGGGTGCCGGGAGCCGGCATCGTGATGATCGCGACGGTCTTCGCTCAGGTGGGGCTGCCGATCGAAACGGTGGCGCTGCTGGCGTCCATCGATGCCCTGGTGGGCATGGGCTGCACCGCGCTCAACGTCACGGGGGATTTGGTCGGTACCTCGATCATTTCCCGCACGGAAGAGAAGCATGCTGCACAGCCCGAGGCGTCGGCCTCAACGGCCTGA
- the yghU gene encoding glutathione-dependent disulfide-bond oxidoreductase — translation MSQGNEYVPPKVWTWDQASGGKFASVNRPIAGPTHDKELPVGKHPFQLYSMGTPNGVKATVMFEELLALGYKDAEYDAWLIRIGDGDQFGSGFVEINPNSKIPALLDHSTTPATRVFESGAILLYLAERFGEFLPGSLAARTETMNWLFWQMGSAPFLGGGFGHFYAYAPEKLEYPINRYAMETKRQLDVLDRRLAESEYLAGDEYTIADIANWAWYGQLVLGRLYDAAEFLQVQEYTHVLRWAKQIDARPAVTRGRMVNRTFGEPEMQLHERHDASDFELKTQDKLETQD, via the coding sequence ATGAGCCAAGGCAATGAGTACGTCCCACCGAAGGTTTGGACCTGGGATCAGGCCAGCGGCGGCAAGTTCGCCAGCGTCAATCGCCCTATCGCCGGGCCCACTCATGACAAGGAGCTGCCGGTCGGCAAGCATCCCTTCCAGCTCTATTCCATGGGCACACCCAACGGCGTGAAGGCCACGGTGATGTTCGAGGAGCTGCTGGCGCTTGGCTACAAGGATGCCGAGTACGACGCCTGGCTGATCCGCATCGGTGATGGCGATCAGTTCGGCAGCGGCTTCGTGGAGATCAACCCGAACTCGAAGATTCCGGCGCTGCTGGATCACAGCACCACGCCCGCGACCCGGGTCTTCGAATCCGGTGCCATCCTGCTGTATCTCGCCGAGCGCTTTGGTGAATTCCTGCCGGGCAGCCTGGCCGCTCGCACCGAGACCATGAACTGGCTGTTCTGGCAGATGGGCAGCGCGCCCTTCCTGGGCGGTGGCTTCGGTCACTTCTACGCCTATGCGCCGGAGAAGCTCGAGTACCCGATCAACCGCTACGCCATGGAGACCAAGCGTCAGCTTGACGTGCTGGATCGTCGCCTGGCGGAGTCCGAGTATCTGGCCGGGGATGAGTACACCATCGCCGATATCGCTAACTGGGCCTGGTACGGCCAGCTGGTGCTGGGTCGGCTGTATGACGCCGCTGAATTCCTGCAGGTGCAGGAATACACCCACGTGCTGCGCTGGGCGAAGCAGATCGACGCGCGCCCGGCGGTCACTCGCGGGCGGATGGTCAACCGCACCTTCGGCGAGCCGGAAATGCAGCTGCACGAGCGCCACGACGCCAGCGACTTCGAATTGAAAACGCAGGACAAGCTCGAAACCCAAGACTAA